One stretch of Girardinichthys multiradiatus isolate DD_20200921_A chromosome 2, DD_fGirMul_XY1, whole genome shotgun sequence DNA includes these proteins:
- the LOC124859520 gene encoding uncharacterized protein LOC124859520 — protein sequence MIDLSSAKSKKQKLDGSINGRRTENTVGKSSLCPRVKRGSETYARFFAALMAKEPYHKELIPKSSMLPKTILEYRTAETLELPSKELEELCQEFQLEELTLSEVQAVERATRGQSASRIWFKQRAGRITASKLKQVLKTNSQQPSKSLIKAICYPDAYRFTTAATSYGRKHESQARRAYEKLMGREHTGFSCMDSGLWLNPKWPYMGSSPDGIVTCDCHGTGICEIKVLPSSTSYVQFLL from the exons ATGATCGACCTGTcatcagcaaagtccaaaaaacaaaagcttgaTGGTTCCATCAACGGCAGGAGAACTGAAAACACGGTGGGGAAATCGTCTCTATGTCCAAGAGTGAAGAGAGGGTCAGAAACGTATGCTAGGTTTTTTGCAGCACTGATGGCTAAGGAGCCTTACCACAAAGAATTGATCCCTAAATCCAGCATGCTACCTAAAACTATTCTTGAATACCGAACAGCAGAGACTCTGGAGCTTCCCTCGAAAGAGCTTGAAGAGCTCTGCCAGGAATTTCAGCTAGAAGAGCTCACCCTGTCCGAAGTCCAAGCTGTAGAGAGGGCAACCAGAGGTCAAAGTGCAAGCAGGATTTGGTTTAAGCAAAGAGCTGGACGCATAACAGCCTCTAAGTTGAAACAAGTTCTTAAGACAAATTCCCAGCAACCATCCAAGAGCTTGATCAAGGCTATATGCTACCCAGACGCATATAGGTTCACTACAGCTGCTACAAG ttatggaagaaaacatgaatCCCAAGCAAGAAGAGCATATGAGAAGCTGATGGGTCGGGAGCATACTGGCTTCTCGTGTATGGACAGTGGTCTCTGGCTGAACCCCAAGTGGCCGTATATGGGGTCCTCCCCTGATGGGATTGTCACTTGTGACTGTCATGGAACTGGCATCTGTGAAATAAAG GTATTACCCAGTTCCACTTCCTACGTGCAGTTTCTCCTGTGA
- the chmp1a gene encoding charged multivesicular body protein 1a — MEDTLFQLKFTSKQLERLAKKAEKESEKEQAKVKKALQQKNVECARVYAENAIRKKNEGVNWLRMASRVDAVASKVQTAVTMKGVTKSMGQVTKALDKALNSMDLQKVSAVMDKFESQVQNLDVHTSVMEDSMSSAMTLTTPQEQVDSLIHQIAEESGLEVMDQLNQLPAGATSLGPETSRNQEKEDQLSRRLAALRN, encoded by the exons ATGGAAG ACACACTCTTTCAGCTAAAG TTTACATCAAAGCAACTTGAGAGACTGGCTAAGAAGGCAGAAAAAGAGTCTGAAAAGGAGCAGGCAAAAGTCAAGAAG GCTTTGCaacagaaaaatgtggaatGTGCCAGAGTTTATGCTGAGAATGCCATCAGAAAAAAGAATGAAGGTGTTAACTGGCTGCGCATGGCGTCACGAGTCGATGCGGTGGCCTCTAAGGTGCAGACTGCTGTCACCATGAAGGGA GTGACTAAAAGCATGGGCCAGGTGACCAAAGCCCTGGACAAAGCTCTGAACTCCATGGATCTACAGAAAGTATCTGCAGTCATGGATAAATTTGAAAGCCAAGTTCAGAACCTCGATGTCCACACCTCT GTGATGGAGGACTCCATGAGCTCAGCAATGACACTGACCACACCCCAGGAGCAAGTGGATAGTCTGATCCACCAGATAGCAGAAGAGAGCGGCCTGGAGGTGATGGATCAGCTCAACCAGCTGCCTGCCGGAGCCACCTCATTGGGCCCAGAGACCTCGAGGAACCAGGAGAAGGAGGACCAGCTGTCTCGACG GTTGGCAGCGCTGCGAAACTGA